A stretch of the Medicago truncatula cultivar Jemalong A17 chromosome 5, MtrunA17r5.0-ANR, whole genome shotgun sequence genome encodes the following:
- the LOC112422013 gene encoding F-box/kelch-repeat protein At3g06240 yields MSPTNVKKKKVSSSYIPDDIAFCILSKLPVKSVKHFSCVRKSWSLLFENPIFMNMFRTNLIFKSHPLYDDACLVLNQHLDSDNWNVYLLSGDKFENKVKFDLPPIPEFGVNPISVLGSSAINGVLCLHDYDDTRTTSPVFAVLCNPATREMKVIPPSLAEFQSEFTTEIFLHGFGYDHVRDDYKVIQLVEYCTESNDGVKPDPFWEIYSLKTNSWTKINFDMPEIEWCFNSDVYFNGKIYLMVLMLI; encoded by the exons ATGTCTCCAACaaatgtgaagaagaagaaggttagTAGTAGCTATATACCAGATGACATTGCTTTCTGTATTCTCTCTAAACTTCCTGTTAAATCTGTTAAGCATTTTTCTTGTGTTCGCAAATCATGGtctcttttgtttgaaaacCCTATTTTTATGAACATGTTTCGCACCAATCTCATATTCAAATCTCATCCACTCTATGATGATGCATGTCTTGTTCTAAACCAGCATCTGGATTCTGATAATTGGAACGTTTATTTGCTTTCTGGAGATAAGTTTGAGAATAAAGTGAAATTTGATTTGCCACCTATTCCAGAATTTGGTGTTAACCCTATTAGTGTTTTGGGTTCTTCTGCTATTAATGGTGTTCTTTGTCTTCATGATTACGATGATACTCGTACAACATCACCTGTATTTGCTGTATTATGTAACCCTGCCACCAGGGAAATGAAAGTCATTCCTCCTAGTCTTGCTGAGTTTCAATCTGAGTTTACCACCGAAATTTTTCTTCATGGGTTTGGATATGATCATGTTAGAGATGACTATAAAGTTATTCAACTTGTGGAGTATTGTACTGAATCTAATGATGGTGTCAAGCCAGACCCCTTTTGGGAGATATATAGTTTAAAAACTAACTCATGGACAAAGATCAATTTTGATATGCCAGAAATTGAATGGTGTTTTAATAGTGATGTGTACTTCAATGGG AAGATTTATTTGATGGTTTTGATGTTGATCTGA
- the LOC11410596 gene encoding SRSF protein kinase 1, translating into MSCSSSSGSEEDDEGFESYRKGGYHAVRVADQFAGGRYIAQRKLGWGQFSTVWLAYDTTTSSYVALKIQKSAAEFVQAALHEINVLSSIADGDPSNSKFVVQLIDNFKHTGPNGQHHCMVLEFLGDSLLRLIKYSHYKGLPLNKVREICKYILIGLDYLHSELGIIHTDLKPENILLFSTIDPSKDPFRSGLSPTLERTEGNTNGGLTSLIEKRLKRRAKRAVAKISGRTASIEGRGEAAKSSRNIEGIDMRCKIVDFGNACWADNKFAEEIQTRQYRAPEVILKSGYSFSVDMWSFACIAFELATGDMLFTPKGGGQGYSEDEDHLALMMELLGKMPRKIAIGGAQSKDYFDRHGDLKRIRRLKFCPLDKLLIDRYKFSANDAQEFSEFLLPLFDFAPEKRPTARQYLQHPWLNCNESAPNEMRSESTVEKVNVGMSNLQIKVGK; encoded by the exons ATGTCGTGTTCTTCTTCATCAGGATCGGAGGAAGATGATGAGGGCTTTGAGTCCTATCGGAAAGGTGGATACCATGCTGTTAGAGTCGCTGATCAATTCGCCGGTGGGAGGTATATTGCTCAGAGGAAACTTGGTTGGGGTCAATTTTCTACCGTTTGGCTTGCTTATGATACTACAACCTCT TCATACGTTGCTCTCAAAATCCAGAAAAGTGCAGCCGAGTTTGTTCAGGCCGCCCTTCATGAGATCAACGTTCTTTCATCCATTGCTGATGGGGACCCATCAAATTCAAAGTTTGTTGTCCAATTGATTGATAACTTTAAGCACACAGGTCCAAATGGGCAGCACCATTGCATGGTCCTTGAGTTTCTTGGCGATAGCTTGCTTCGTTTGATCAAATATAGCCATTACAAAGGTCTTCCATTGAATAAAGTTAGAGAGATTTGTaaatacattttgattggtttggaTTACTTGCATAGTGAACTTGGTATAATCCACACGGACTTAAAGCCTGAAAACATTCTTCTATTTTCAACTATTGATCCTTCCAAAGACCCTTTTAGATCCGGACTCTCCCCAACTTTAGAACGGACCGAGGGAAACACAAATGGCGGACTTACAAGTCTTATTGAGAAAAGGTTGAAGAGAAGAGCAAAGCGTGCAGTTGCTAAAATATCGGGAAGAACGGCTTCAATTGAAGGAAGAGGAGAAGCTGCAAAGTCTAGTAGAAATATTGAAGGGATTGATATGAGATGCAAGATTGTCGATTTTGGAAATGCATGTTGGGCTGATAACAAGTTTGCAGAAGAAATACAAACAAGGCAGTATAGAGCCCCTGAAGTTATACTGAAGTCCGGTTATTCCTTCTCTGTAGACATGTGGTCTTTTGCTTGCATTGCTTTTGAGCTTGCCACTGGAGATATGTTATTTACACCCAAAGGTGGTGGACAAGGTTATAGTGAGGATGAG GATCATCTTGCCTTGATGATGGAACTCCTCGGAAAGATGCCGCGGAAG ATTGCTATTGGTGGAGCTCAATCCAAGGATTACTTTGACCGGCATGGTGATCTAAAAAGGATTCGAAGGCTAAAATTTTGTCCACTTGACAAATTGCTGATTGATAGATATAAATTTTCAGCAAATGATGCTCAAGAGTTTTCAGAATTTCTTTTGCCACTTTTTGATTTTGCCCCAGAAAAACGACCAACTGCACGGCAATATCTGCAACACCCCTGGCTGAACTGCAATGAATCAGCACCAAATGAAATGAGAAGTGAATCTACTGTGGAAAAGGTTAATGTTGGTATGAGCAACCTTCAAATCAAGGTAGGAAAGTGA